In the Salvia miltiorrhiza cultivar Shanhuang (shh) chromosome 8, IMPLAD_Smil_shh, whole genome shotgun sequence genome, ctcgcccatagtaagtcaaagtgatatacgaattaacatatatatctgaatacttattagtattaagatttatgagtcaccgagatcttgattcttcacttaagtcagatagaagaatacatctcaactgttggtcctatcaatacgtaatgacgtaccagtatagacaagtagccaagacaaactacttccatctatactgcagcctaaaccaataacttgtcctagagttatttcggctgtgatcatattatatctcttaaggttattccaattatatggtcttctgtgatctacaacacaccatataatctacttatacagagataaagaacatacatatgcaatcacgaacacaatcagataggagataagaatagtgaataacaggaatcattgtatacaagcataaagttcttgctttcagtatacaaatccaacagaagAGGAATTGGATAGACAGCACTGCAACGATGGAGTTGTGCAAGGATTGCAGTGCTTATTGCCTTTGGAAAAGAAAGAAGTGGGGAGCACGCGATTTGGCTCCCCAATAAGAATCTTGAAGAGGAGAAATGTGATAAGTTCGGTAAACTCATTAGGAgaacccgcagctgcaatcaaGGAAGGATTGTGTTCTCAAGGATTAAGGCAGCTGGCTCGTAAATGTGATTTTGGTTAACGGGTTTTTCCAAGTCGGgttggcgactttaaaactagcgctgcatgggaggcaacccatgttttatTGCTTTCTGTTTGCTTTTGGTTTTCTTTCTGTTTAATGTTTTGTTTTGGGTTCTGTGGTCTGATGCAGGAATTGTTCTTTTGAGAGTGATTTTGTGCGGATGAGAAGAAGTGGATCTCCTGCAGAAGTCAGAAGTTTCTCCTCCCCTATTCTTCCAGGGAAGTGTTTCTACACTTATGCGCTTtatttttaagtgtggggggaagAGTTTCTGGTAACTGCGGGAAGTTTTATTTATGAGCTTAATTTTGGGGCAAATGGTCCCCTTGCATAAAGTTAATTGTTTGAAATTGAGCTGGTCAGTTTAAAAATTGTGAAGTGATGGTTTCTAATGTGATTTTCGGGTTTGTGACTGATTGGtggaattttggtttttccggtTGACATGTTCTGTGTGATGCAAATGATTTATGAGTTTTCTGTTGTAACACTTTTGCAAACTTTTGAggcgtgatttgtccggtagatgatagaaggagtgttgtcattgtggttgcctacgatcgtatctattTGTGTGAAGTTTGTTTTAATTCTGAAAATatttgacagctctgagtctctgctcctctagaaaatctatgagcatgggaaaccacgtgaaacaACTTTGGAAGTGCACCCAAAGggtttatttcacgaatacTGGCTTAACTGTTGAATTTAAAGGAATAACTTCGGTTGAAAACACAAAAGTTGTAAAAAGTGAAATGCGCTTAATTGAGATAtggattataaaggcgatcacattagggaattcacttctatcggagaactgggtctgatcgaatcttTTGTTTACATTTGTGTTGCTTCTTCTACTCTGAGTTTTTGCATCATCTAGAATCGTGTGTTGTTGTGAAAAACCTTGACTTATCTGTGAAAGTCTAGTTGGAATTGAGCATCGAGATACCATCTTTTCATTAGTTTTATACTgatttttgcttgaggacaagcaaaaggctaagtgtgggggggtgatTTATGCCTTATTGTTATGATTTTCGAGGATTTATAGTTATATAATggaatcatattttattgattttattagtaGTTTGTGATGGTGATGTAATGTTTTGCAGGGAggttttaaaaaggaaaaaatgttaaACTCAGACGAATCTGGAGCAAAAAGGTGTCGAGGCGTGCTCACACCCGTCGTTGGGCTGCCCAAGACTCTCGCCCGAGTGCGCATAGCCCGCGCGCCCATCGCCGGGCGCCTGATCCCCCATCGCCAAGGCCATGCGCCCAAACGCCTAACACCCCTCGGCAAGGCCTCGCCGAGGCCCTTGCCCCACATCGCCGAGGCAGCCCCCTagcctcgcccaactgctcgccgaggagcagcctcctcgcccaactgctcgccgaggagcagccccCTCGCCGCACGCTCTCGCTCCTCGCCCGCGTACTGCAGCCCCCATCGCCGAGCACCCTTTCCCCTCGGCGAGCCCCAGCGCCGAGGGTCTTCACTCCGCGCCGAGCTGCAGCCTCCCCTCGCCGATCCAGCCTCTCAGCACCCAGGCTTGGCCCTGCCTCGCCGAGGCACCTCATTCCCTCGCCCAAGCGAGCCCTCGCCGCGTGCCAAGGCCCTCGCCCGTGTGTAACCCAAGCTTCACCCTATTTTAGTCACTTTTGCTCCAGTTAGAGATTGCCACGTGTCCCAGATGCAGTGTTAAAGAAGCTATTGGcgtgttttatttttggatataaaAGGGCGAGACTTCTCAATTCTAGGGTTATCAATCAATCATTCATTCTTCCGCTCTCCAAAAAGCGGCAGTTCCATTTCTAGACGCAGTTCATAGTTAGGGTTTCCTGTTTTCTTAGTTAGGGTGATTTTGCGTTGAGAATTTATCcttacgcctagataattcgtagctagagatttattttcaggatcggctttactgtaagtgattttattcttgcctagataatttctcGCTTATTGATTTCacagtattcattattttcattcacgctctagataaatttattgtgcttaatcatttaattcattgcctagataattaatgtttactgaaatggtttatgtttgaattaatgctcttagtttaaaaccttagataatcttacgccgtttaatctgtgcctagataatttacatgccttctataaattctgcattagataattttacatgctttatttatttcatgcctaggtaaatttacagagcttatttaatttctgttttagttTAAGAGTGTGCCAGCGTGaaaccgattagagtgtttaggatttattgctttttgtgtgtgacacgattaggtgccctgttgaatcttccttgagagacgacttgggttagcttgctcactgcaattgacctcgtacgattgcgagtcaattcactagtgtttgagttgagtcaaTACACTCGGAGAATTTTTAGCCCACTACCACAACCGATGGCTGGAGACTACCGCTTATGGGATTGACGAAGCAGAGGCTATCACGAGGTTGATTCCACAGTTACCACCTGAGTGGCAAGGTTGGGCGGCTTCACTAGTGCCGCAGTATATAGTTAGGACTGAGTTTGGACGTTTAGTGCGTGCagattttaggggttttgtagcGATGATTAGTCACCGCTACCTTGCTTTTGATGATCCCCCACTGCCACCTTATGATGCACCCCCTCCTCCGACAGATCCTTTTTCGATCTTACCTGCACCCCCAGTTGATGAGATTCCGTATATTCCGGAGCCATTCGTGCCTGATAAGGCCGTTGTTTTTGAGCCCATTGTTCCGGATTCTGCTGTTCCGGAGTAGGGCATTCTGCAGACTGGGACGCCATACATGGATTTTGATCCATTTCATTATTTGACATTGATACCCTTTCCCAGTGCTGATCTGCCTCCTTGGGAGCCGGCCCCAGCGACAACACCATTATCATTGCCTCATTCAGAGGTTATACCACCTATTCCATCTCCGATGCCTTGTACTGAGTATGTGCCTTTTGATCCTTACCCGAGGGTTACTCCTCTACCTGAGCCTGGCACACTTGAGTTTCAGCATTATATGCATCCTATTCTATACCCACCATCCAGAGATGCACAGGAGGGACCGTCTCATCCGTTTCCgattgatagtgatgatgaggaCCCAGACGGGGAGACGCCAGAGATGACAGTTGGGCATGGACAGACCCGACCACTACGGCGTCGGACCACTGCTGATGGAGTCGATGTATGGGAGCCTATTCCGGAGCCACCTATTTGTTACCCGATGGTAGACACAGATGTGGAGGATGAGacagaggatgatgatgatagTGAGGAGACTGAGCCTAGTGAGGATGAGGAGATTGAGCCCAGAGAGGATATGACAGTAGATGATGCGGGAAGTAGAGTATCCGGAGATGCTTTCGGTGGGACTGGATGGGTCTGAGTGAGAGTAGCTACATATGATGATGGGATGGAGATGCTTATATGAAGATAGATGTATATAGCTAGAGATGCATTGTATAGTGTGTATATCGGTATCTAACATATATAGATGCCTAGTATGTATGACGACCATTTTGATAGAGCGTCATAGTATGTATTAGGGACTTTTTGCTGTATATATCCCTTTTTGTAAAAGTCCTCGTAAGAggcaattttcatatatatatatgatgatgacccgagggtcttttataaataagagttttattttatgctttcaTATTATGATGTTGAATACAAAAAGAGATTTTCCACTAAGAGATATAAATGTTATAGAGgtaatatgatgttgagtaagaacccTAAGATCGATAATTTAGAAGAATTAGTTTTAAGAGCTGAcgtatgttttctttttaagaatGCCGCCAAGAAGGAAATATAGAaatcaagaagaggaagaggaggaacaaagagaacctacgccaccaccaccccctCCACAGCCAGAAAGGAGAATAGAAGAACTCTTTTTGAGGCAAAATCCACCAACATTAAATGGATCAGGAGATCCCGCTGAAACCGAGGAGTGGATTCGAAGTATGGAGAGAATTTTTAGATTCCTTAGATGTAACGACGCTGAGCGTCTCATGTGTATGTCGTATCAACTTAAGGGATCcgcagatttctggtgggaagcgaaaCAGAAAACGATGAACGAGGAGCAAATAACAGCTCTTACGTGGGAGCAATTCAAAGAAGCTCTTTGCGAGAAATACATACCCCGAAGctatcaaaagaagaaagagatggagtttaTAAATCTAAAGCAAGGGAATAAGACGGTAGCCGAGTATGATCGACAGTTTTgcgatttggctcgatatgctccatatcgagtagatacagatgaaaagatgtcgGAACTGTTTTGCTCTGGattaaagcaagagatacgagtcgttttagcgagtcagagtgcgctaacctacgctgaggctttaaaccgagcgctagacatggaattggcaatgcagccagagagaccGAGTCAAGGCCCGATGCCACAATTAAACCCGAGTGTTCAATCGGGAAACCATCCTTTTGCTGGACAAGGCCAAAAGGgtaagagaaaatgggatgaccgaagtcaaggtcccaagaagccgtggcagagtcagaatgcgccaccgcagtttcagaacagagataaacggccttatgttggcccagctgCTCCAAcagcagtttttcaaggaccgcgagggttaCCGCCTTGCCCGAAGTGCAATAAAATACACTTGGGAGAGTGTAAAATGGGACAGAAtacctgttacacctgcggaaaggtcgggcactactcgaaccagtgtccaaatcgtcagcaaagtggaagcggaggacgaccgagtcaatttcggccgcaactcaaagcaatggaaggaattctaccactacctccaccacagcgacaacagccagcctatcgaccacgtcagtcaagaaggcaacccccagccccgcaggcaaatcaacaGCATCACCAGAGGGTGTTCGCacttgagcagaaagcaccagagaagaatcaaggaaatttgacaggtataggcaagttgaaaggagtgcctatagtaattttgtttgatactggagcttcgcattcttttatctcacatacttgtgtcgatacgttagaactgaacatagaacctgctccacaacatctaagggtaaccactcccataggcagaactTTTACGGTTTCACGtgtgtgtcctaacttagaatttgagttaggatcaatacagcttaaggctagaaacctgagggtaatgcctatgtggcatttggacatcattttgggaatggattggttagaggagaacCACGCGATGATACAATGTAAGGAAACACGCATATCATTTCAACCTCCCGGCCAAGAGTCTACCTCTTTTATTGGCACTGAGAGGAAATGGAAAAAGACGCCAATCATCTCAGCGCTACAAGCCAAAAAGCTTTTGGAGAGGAATGATACAACTGCGTACGTTGTATACTTAAATCAAAACGAGGAATCCAAAGCAAACATAGACGACGTGTCAGTTGTGCGGGAATATcaagacgtttttcctgaagCTTTGCCAGGGTTACCACCCGATCGGcaactcgagtttacgatcgacCTTGAGCACGGAGCCGCACTAATATCAAAAGCACCTTATAGAATGGCACCGGCAGAGTTACAGGAATTGAGGCTCCAACTACAGGAATTGTTggacatgggtttcattcgacccagtgttttcccgtggggagcaccagttcttttcgtcaagaagaaagatggcagctTGAGGTTATGCATCGATTATCGTGAGTTGAATAAGGTGACGCTGAAGAACAAGTATCCGTTGCCCCGAATAGATGACCTGTTCGACCAACTACAGGGAGCGAATACTTTTTCGAAGATTGACTTAAGatcgggataccatcaattgaAAATACGGTCAGTGGATATTACGAAaacggcatttcgtacaagatatggacactatgagtttaaagtgatgccttttggactaacgaatgcccctgctgtgttcatggacctcatgaaccgggttttccacgaatacttagataagttcgtggtagtcttcatcgatgatatcttgatttactcgagaagtaaacaggaacatgaagaacatctaAGGATCGTGTTAGAGAAATTGCGAGTTGAGAAACTTTACGctaagtttagcaaatgcgagttttggctcaaggaagtcaattttctgGGCCACATCGTTTCTGCAAGGggaattgaggtagatccaacaaaagtacaagctgtacaagaatggagatcaccaactacgcaacatgaaatacgcagttttctagggttagcaggttattaccgaaggttcattgagggcttttcaaaaattgctaagccaataacgcacctgctaaagaaggatgtcaagtatgagtggactgacgcgtgtgagcgaagtttccaagaattgaagaagagactcaCCACTGCTCCAGTGCTAGCTGTTCCAAGGGTAGATAAAGAGTACGCtgtctacacagatgcgtcaaagaatggtctaggatgtgtacttatgcaagacggaaaagtgatagcttatgcttcacgacaacttagaccacatgagatgaattatccgacgcatgatttagaattagcagcagtggtacacgcattgaagatatggagacaccatctttatggagtacggtgtgagatatacaccgatcacaaaagtctcaaatatttcttcgagcaaaaggatctcaatatgcgacagagaagatggctcgagttagtaaaagattatgattgtggaattaattatcaccctggaaaggctaacgttgtagctgacgctttgagtagaagtaatcaagtagaattgggatttctccttacccaaGAAAAGGACTTGATAAGAGAATTCGAGAGGATGAACATAGAAGTTAtattaccaccacaaacgacagaggtCGTATTGGCCACATTGAGTATTGCACCGGATTTGCGATCAAGGATTATCGCGGCGCAAcgagaagatgagaaaatggagaaattgcgTATGAGGATTCGAACTGAGAAAATCGAAAGTTATCAAGAAGCGGCAGACAATGCCATCTTATACGaaagaagattgtgtgtgcctgataaagatgagttgaagaatgaaattttgAGCGAAACTCATGACACTCCGTACACCGCACACCCAGGAagcacgaagatgtaccaagatctgaaaactaggttttggtgggaaggaatgaagagagagagatagcagctttcgtagaaagatgtttggcatgtcaaCAAGTAAAAGCACTACACCAAAGACCATATGGCAAACTACACCCGTTAGAGATTCCCGAATGgaagtgggatcacatagctatggactttgtcactgGATTACCGAAGTCGAAAAGAGGAAACACAGCCATTTGGGTAGTCattgatagattgacgaagagtgcccattttatacctatttcgattacttatggatctgacaagctagctcagatctatGTGCGAGAGATAGTACgactgcatggagtaccgatgacgattacatccgacagagattccaaatttacctcacggttttggataagcatgcagaaggagttgggtactaaattgaactTTAGTACAACTTTTCATCCTCAGACAGACGGACAATctgaaaggactatacaagttcTGGAAGATATGATCCGAACTGTTGTACTAGACAAAGGAACCCAATGGGAAcaagttttgcccttaattgagtttgcttataataatagtttccagtcaactattaacatggctccatatgaagccttgtatgggaagaagtgtagatctccgctctattgggacgaagtaggagaaagaaagatACTTGGACCTGAAGCAGTAGAAGAAATGATTTCTATTGTACGACAGATTCGTCAgagaatcaaggaggcccaagATCGTCAGAAGTCCTACGCAGATACCAGAAGaacagagattcattttgaTGTGGGAAATAAAGTTTTTGTGAAGGTTTCCCCATCTCGAGGAGTGCATCGATTCGGTGTGAAAGGAAAGCTCAAACCGAGATACATAGGACCGTATGATATattagagaaagtaggccccgtTGCTTACAGACTTGCGTTGCCACCACACTTCGCAAATGTCCACGACGTTTTTCATGTATCTCAACTGaggaagtacgtgtttgatccaaaacacgtcattcaccaagaagaagtatccctggaaccggACTTGAGCTATGAGGAGAGGCCAGAAGTTATTCTAGATAGCAAAATACAGCAGTTGCGAAACAAATCAATtgctttggtgaaaatccaatggagacaccatggccaagaagaagcaacttgggaacttgagcagaagatgaaggagaagtaccccgagctttttcccgaaggtaaataacgtaaatttcgggacgaatttttttttaaggggggtaggatgtaacaccccgcattttacctgttataaatattttgagatttatttttaagagcaccgagatataaaaataatcttatgatgagatgagatatcccaatagtatgagctattatattttcgatgatgAGACTAgtaaatgaaatactttgagaaaTAAGGATGTTTAGAGATGTTGTTTGAACTTTGATGtagttaaaattttcttttctttcaatagTTGGT is a window encoding:
- the LOC130998527 gene encoding vegetative cell wall protein gp1-like, which encodes MISHRYLAFDDPPLPPYDAPPPPTDPFSILPAPPVDEIPYIPEPFVPDKAVVFEPIVPDSAVPDADLPPWEPAPATTPLSLPHSEVIPPIPSPMPCTEYVPFDPYPRVTPLPEPGTLEFQHYMHPILYPPSRDAQEGPSHPFPIDSDDEDPDGETPEMTVGHGQTRPLRRRTTADGVDVWEPIPEPPICYPMVDTDVEDETEDDDDSEETEPSEDEEIEPREDMTVDDAGSRVSGDAFGGTGWV